From Flavobacterium alkalisoli, the proteins below share one genomic window:
- a CDS encoding DUF6896 domain-containing protein has protein sequence MKKILDNYYDFIETFEKLLMSEYGLDVNPYSKAGTLVPRKGKIGEFEYHYHGAGCTVKKDDIICEYNIVPVNKPGIKFSLWSFSEYVNSSSALKKSGYTSDYIRNELEKLIDEGILEWDDIDGNPINIYIYNRNI, from the coding sequence ATGAAAAAGATATTAGACAATTATTATGATTTTATAGAAACATTTGAAAAGTTGCTTATGTCCGAATACGGACTAGATGTTAATCCATACTCCAAGGCAGGTACTTTAGTTCCAAGAAAGGGAAAAATTGGTGAGTTCGAATACCATTATCATGGAGCAGGATGTACTGTAAAAAAAGATGATATCATTTGTGAGTACAATATTGTACCGGTTAATAAACCTGGTATTAAGTTTTCACTATGGTCTTTTTCAGAATATGTTAACTCCTCCAGTGCTCTTAAAAAATCTGGCTACACTTCTGATTATATCCGGAATGAATTGGAGAAACTAATAGATGAAGGAATTTTGGAGTGGGATGATATTGATGGTAATCCTATTAATATTTATATTTATAATAGAAACATCTAA
- a CDS encoding glycoside hydrolase family 130 protein yields the protein MKDIAKRFAQNPLLSPTDLTPSTEGLEITCLLNPGAFKFQEKTWLIVRVAERPKQKEGIISFPILTETGDITIIEIEKNDPELIATDARVINYKGTDYLTTLSHLRLVCSDDGINFYEPEDYPKLVGEGILETFGIEDCRVAQIEGKYYLTFTSVSDNGVGVGLRTTENWKNFEKHGMIFPAHNKDCAIFEEKINGLYYALHRPSSVDIGGNYIWIASSPDSIHWGNHKCIAKTRKEQWDSKRIGAGATPIKTEKGWLEIYHGANDKHQYCLGALLLDFNAPSKVLARTEDPIMIPTASYELTGFFGNVVFTNGHILKDDNDTVTVYYGASDEFVCAADFSIKEILSLLKYN from the coding sequence ATGAAAGACATAGCAAAACGTTTTGCACAAAACCCATTATTATCTCCCACAGATTTAACTCCCAGCACTGAAGGTCTGGAAATTACCTGCCTTCTTAATCCTGGTGCCTTTAAGTTTCAGGAAAAAACCTGGCTTATTGTGAGAGTAGCCGAAAGGCCTAAACAAAAAGAGGGTATTATCTCCTTCCCTATCCTTACTGAAACAGGAGATATAACAATCATAGAAATAGAAAAAAACGACCCGGAACTTATTGCAACAGATGCAAGGGTTATCAACTATAAGGGAACAGATTACCTTACTACACTATCTCACCTGAGGTTAGTATGCAGTGATGACGGTATAAATTTTTACGAACCGGAAGATTACCCTAAACTGGTAGGCGAAGGTATATTAGAAACTTTTGGTATAGAGGACTGCAGGGTAGCACAGATTGAAGGGAAATATTATCTTACGTTTACTTCTGTTTCCGATAATGGTGTGGGTGTAGGTTTAAGAACTACCGAAAACTGGAAAAACTTTGAAAAACACGGAATGATATTTCCTGCCCATAATAAGGACTGTGCCATTTTTGAAGAAAAAATAAACGGACTTTATTACGCCCTTCACAGGCCAAGCAGCGTAGATATAGGCGGTAATTATATATGGATTGCCTCATCACCAGACAGTATTCACTGGGGAAATCATAAATGCATAGCCAAAACCCGTAAAGAACAATGGGATAGCAAACGCATAGGTGCAGGAGCTACCCCTATAAAAACTGAAAAGGGCTGGCTGGAAATTTATCATGGGGCAAACGATAAACATCAATATTGCCTAGGTGCATTATTACTGGATTTCAATGCCCCTTCAAAAGTACTTGCCCGAACGGAAGACCCAATAATGATTCCGACTGCCAGTTATGAACTGACCGGCTTTTTTGGAAATGTTGTATTTACTAATGGCCATATATTAAAAGATGATAATGATACCGTAACGGTTTATTATGGCGCATCTGATGAGTTTGTATGTGCAGCAGATTTTTCTATTAAAGAAATTCTTTCACTTTTAAAATATAACTAA
- a CDS encoding IS6 family transposase, whose protein sequence is MNIKGHCYPKSIILQGVYFKLRFTLSYRDVEEIMKIRGIQVDHATIQRWVYKFTPFIELQMKKRKLFVGTSWRMDETYIKVKGVWFYLYKAVDKSGNTVDFLLTRKRQRMSAQSFLIKAITNNCKPRVINIDKSVSNTGAIKVYNKRSFSKIKIRQCKYLNNIVEQDHRFIKWRIQNSLGFKSFESAKRTLSGIEVIHMLRKNQMINPGTTMFKSFCKLAA, encoded by the coding sequence ATGAATATCAAAGGTCATTGCTATCCGAAATCTATAATTCTTCAGGGCGTATATTTTAAGCTTAGGTTTACTCTGAGCTACCGCGATGTTGAAGAGATAATGAAGATTCGCGGCATTCAGGTTGACCATGCTACGATTCAGCGCTGGGTGTATAAGTTTACACCATTTATTGAGTTGCAAATGAAAAAGAGAAAACTTTTCGTTGGGACGAGTTGGAGAATGGATGAAACATATATTAAAGTGAAAGGTGTTTGGTTTTATCTGTACAAGGCAGTTGACAAATCAGGCAATACAGTTGATTTTCTATTGACCAGAAAAAGGCAGAGGATGAGTGCCCAATCTTTTTTAATCAAAGCGATTACTAATAATTGTAAACCAAGAGTCATCAATATAGATAAAAGTGTTTCCAATACTGGGGCTATCAAGGTTTATAATAAACGTTCGTTCTCTAAAATTAAAATCCGTCAATGTAAATATCTTAATAATATTGTAGAGCAAGATCATCGTTTTATAAAATGGAGAATACAAAACAGCTTAGGCTTTAAAAGTTTTGAATCAGCTAAGAGAACATTGAGTGGAATAGAAGTTATACATATGTTGAGAAAGAATCAGATGATTAATCCTGGGACAACTATGTTCAAATCATTCTGTAAACTGGCAGCATAA
- a CDS encoding MFS transporter — protein sequence MLKKLITEVNHFKRQSHNFRILVLTNLVYALVLPVIDIFVAAYIMRNSNDTSKVVIYQLAIYTGIPITFLINGFLLKHVNIKKLYSIGMMLSGVSMIIMMSLKTLNLMGIGVAGITMGLSFGLYWSNRDYLAVSTTNDNNRNYYYGLETFFYTIIAIVVPAAIGWFIQSKNGEEEKHGAYVIITAIVFVITMAASMVCYRGRFENPIQKKYIFFKFHPLWYKLLSLAMFKGLAQGFLVTAPAMLIFKILGEEGALGNALSIGAVLAAIIIYFIGRFSKPADRIKIFAVGLILFALGACLNGAVFNETGVIIFLLLLLIAKPLMDLAYFPIQLRVIDIVSKIEKRGEFVYILNHEAGLYAGRLLGAATFLVLYYTLSEDFALRYAIGIIALLQLCSIFIGKKIIAQGDKIAPEKEEGAVDTPKILEETASNLV from the coding sequence ATGCTTAAAAAACTTATAACAGAGGTTAATCATTTTAAAAGACAATCGCATAATTTCCGCATACTGGTGCTTACCAACTTGGTCTACGCCCTTGTATTGCCGGTTATAGACATATTTGTGGCAGCTTACATAATGAGAAATTCTAACGATACCTCAAAGGTTGTAATATATCAGCTGGCCATATACACAGGCATCCCTATAACATTTCTTATTAATGGTTTTTTATTAAAACACGTTAATATTAAAAAACTCTATTCTATAGGAATGATGTTAAGTGGTGTCTCCATGATAATTATGATGTCACTTAAAACACTTAATCTTATGGGTATTGGAGTGGCAGGTATTACTATGGGGTTATCTTTTGGATTATATTGGTCTAATCGCGATTATCTTGCTGTATCTACCACAAATGATAACAACCGGAACTATTACTATGGTCTGGAAACATTTTTTTATACCATTATTGCAATTGTAGTACCGGCAGCTATCGGCTGGTTTATACAATCTAAAAACGGAGAAGAAGAAAAACATGGTGCTTATGTTATAATCACCGCAATTGTATTTGTAATTACTATGGCCGCATCTATGGTTTGTTACAGGGGCAGATTTGAAAACCCTATTCAAAAAAAATATATCTTCTTTAAATTTCATCCGTTATGGTATAAACTGCTTTCACTGGCAATGTTTAAAGGTTTGGCGCAGGGATTTTTGGTCACGGCACCGGCTATGCTTATATTCAAGATTCTTGGTGAAGAAGGTGCTCTTGGAAATGCACTTTCCATAGGTGCTGTACTTGCCGCAATAATCATTTACTTTATAGGACGATTCTCTAAACCGGCAGACAGGATTAAAATTTTCGCAGTAGGGCTTATATTGTTTGCTTTGGGGGCATGCCTTAATGGCGCTGTCTTTAACGAGACCGGGGTTATTATTTTCCTTCTTTTACTGCTTATAGCAAAACCTTTAATGGATTTAGCCTATTTCCCTATTCAACTAAGGGTTATAGATATTGTTTCCAAAATAGAAAAAAGAGGAGAGTTTGTGTATATACTTAACCATGAAGCAGGTCTATATGCAGGAAGATTACTGGGAGCTGCTACATTCCTGGTTTTATATTACACATTATCAGAAGATTTTGCTTTAAGATATGCTATAGGAATAATTGCACTTTTACAATTATGTTCGATATTTATTGGTAAAAAAATAATTGCACAGGGTGATAAAATAGCTCCGGAAAAAGAAGAAGGAGCTGTTGATACACCTAAAATATTGGAAGAAACAGCCTCAAATTTAGTTTAA
- a CDS encoding RagB/SusD family nutrient uptake outer membrane protein — MKNYIKIGLFISIISLTACDDELTQDPIGLTTQEQANTTPTIATIETAVKSSYDLLSNRLNILGEWDWAGGLVFQNDYILQDIASDDMKKKWVTDGDQPWIDDIDNFTFTSTNGGPNGLWKYNYEGIKRLNIAIELLTNPDIESITGITTARKNQLLGEAYFLRSYYYFSLVSNFGDVPLILRPVKTYQEAFEVAVRVDKNEVWDNIKAELVLSKDLLPNAKYSSDTEKWRVPKGAAIALLAKAQLYTQNWAEVPALVDQLPALGYSLNANYFDSFTSEYDDNEVIFSFDHQTNATPRRGNGICAPLGWGFFAPSEDFLNAFEPNDPRKLYTVDVDNQNVNKMLGSLDGTNKGNDDAPNNKVYIRYADALLWKAEALNETGDHAGAIAIINQIRERARTTVDANGEVPPAGTLPDRPASTDMATVKNWLISERRVELGFENQRMLDLKRWGIAQEVMQAHGKNFQPRHTLYPIPQSEIDASAGTLTQNEGY, encoded by the coding sequence ATGAAAAATTATATAAAAATAGGACTATTTATAAGTATCATCTCACTTACTGCCTGTGACGACGAACTTACTCAGGACCCAATAGGTCTCACTACCCAGGAACAGGCAAACACCACTCCTACTATAGCTACTATAGAAACAGCAGTAAAGTCTTCTTACGACCTGCTTTCTAACAGGCTTAATATTTTAGGAGAATGGGATTGGGCAGGAGGACTTGTGTTCCAAAACGACTATATTCTTCAGGACATCGCATCTGATGACATGAAAAAGAAATGGGTTACAGACGGAGACCAACCCTGGATAGATGATATTGACAATTTTACTTTTACCTCAACTAACGGAGGGCCTAACGGACTTTGGAAGTACAATTACGAAGGTATTAAAAGGCTGAACATTGCTATAGAACTACTTACAAACCCTGATATAGAATCTATTACAGGCATTACAACAGCCAGAAAAAATCAATTGTTAGGTGAAGCTTATTTCCTTAGATCTTACTATTACTTTTCGCTGGTAAGTAATTTTGGTGATGTTCCGTTAATTTTAAGGCCGGTAAAAACGTATCAGGAAGCGTTTGAAGTTGCTGTAAGGGTAGACAAAAATGAGGTTTGGGATAACATAAAAGCTGAGCTTGTTTTATCGAAAGATTTACTTCCTAACGCTAAATACTCTTCTGACACCGAAAAATGGAGGGTTCCTAAAGGTGCGGCGATAGCATTACTTGCCAAAGCTCAATTATACACGCAAAACTGGGCTGAAGTTCCGGCATTGGTAGACCAGCTGCCAGCATTAGGATACAGCCTTAACGCAAACTATTTTGACAGTTTTACCAGTGAATATGATGACAATGAGGTTATATTTTCATTTGATCATCAAACTAACGCAACACCAAGAAGAGGTAACGGTATCTGTGCTCCGCTTGGCTGGGGGTTCTTTGCTCCATCTGAAGATTTTTTAAACGCTTTTGAACCGAACGATCCTCGAAAACTTTACACCGTAGATGTTGACAACCAAAATGTAAACAAGATGCTGGGAAGCCTTGACGGAACCAATAAAGGAAACGATGATGCACCTAACAACAAAGTTTACATACGTTATGCAGATGCCTTGCTTTGGAAAGCAGAAGCGCTTAATGAAACAGGAGATCATGCAGGTGCTATAGCTATTATTAATCAGATTAGGGAAAGAGCCAGAACCACTGTAGATGCAAACGGTGAGGTTCCTCCTGCCGGCACATTGCCTGACAGGCCCGCCTCTACCGATATGGCAACCGTAAAAAACTGGCTTATTTCTGAAAGACGTGTTGAACTTGGTTTTGAAAACCAAAGAATGCTGGACCTTAAGCGTTGGGGGATTGCACAGGAAGTAATGCAGGCTCATGGTAAGAATTTCCAGCCAAGACACACGCTTTATCCTATTCCGCAATCAGAAATAGATGCCTCAGCAGGAACTTTAACACAAAACGAGGGTTATTAA